The stretch of DNA AAAACCGTACTGCTGAGGCATATTGTCGGTTTGTTTCTCGCTGAAAAGGGAATTGTGGAAGTTGACGGAGTCAATCTTGGCGGCGTAGAAGAGCATGAACTTCATGAGGTTCAAAAAAAGATCGGGTTTTTGTTCCAGGACGGCGCTTTATTTGATTCTCTTTCAGCAGGCGAGAATGTTGCCTTTGGATTAAGGCATCAGGGACTGTCGGAGAATTTATTACGGAGAAAAGTGTCTGAGTGCCTTGATCGCGTAGGATTAAGCGGTATTGAAGATGTGCGGCCTTCTGAATTATCGGGCGGTATGAAAAAAAGAGTTGCCTTAGCCCGCGCTATCGCAAGAGATCCTAAATACATGCTTTATGACGAGCCTACAACAGGACTGGACCCGATATTTTCAGACGTAATTAACGATCTCATGCTATATTTACAAAAAAGTCTTAAAATGACATCTATCATTGTCACACATGACCTTAAATCAGTGTATAAGGTTTCATCCCGGGTTGCAATGCTGTTTGAAGGCAGAATAATAGCAACAGGAACACCCGATGAAATCAAAAATACATCAGATCCTTACGTTCAGCAGTTTATAAGCGGTTCAAGCAAAGGGCCGATAAAATTGAAACTAAAAGAATATTAGAACAAACTCGGAGGCTTATAACATGAGAAAAGAAACGCAATTAGGCTTATTCATTCTTTTGGGCATTATAGCGATTGCCGTAACAATAATGACTATTCAGAGCGTTACTCTTGCAAAAGGCTATAGGCTTAATATAACTTTCAACGATGTTTCAAATCTTATGGACAAAGCCTGGGTTCGTATTTCCGGGGTCAAAGCAGGTAAAGTCGAATCAATTACGCTTTATGATAAAAAGGTAAAAGTTACCGTATGGATAAAGGATAATGTGAAAATCCATAACGATGCCGCCGCAAGTATCCAGTCAACCGGTATTTTAGGCGTGAAATATATTGAACTTACGCTGGGTTCGGATGACGCGCCGTTATTTAAAAACGGAGATTTCATTGAAGGAAAAGACCTCATGTCTCTGGACAAGATGCTTTCAGACGGGCTGGGAGGCGTGGGAAAACTTACGAAATCGCTGGGCGAGATCGTAAGTGACGGGAGCCTGGGGAAAAACCTTAATGAGCTATTGAAAAATGCAAAAGAAATCAGCGAAAAATTAAACCGCCAGCTTGATGAAAAAAAACTGGCGAATATTGTAGACAACCTTGAAGAATTTTCCCGGCAGGCGAAAAAGCTGTCTCAGGACCTCGCTGAAATAACCGGCGATGAAAAAACGGATATCAAGCTTATTGTAAAAAATGTCAAATCATCAACTGAAAAGCTGGATAATATACTTACTAAGGTAACAAACGGAGAAACCACCATCGGAAGGCTATTGGCTGACGAACAAATGGGCAATGATTTAAAGAGTACCGTAGAATCTCTCAAGGTTGCCAGCAATGAGGCCAAAAAAACAATTTCCAGGTTTACACTGTTTCGGTCGTACTGGGATTACGAGCTAAGGTATAGCGCAATTGACAAAGAATATAAAAGCGATATCGGCATACAGATAAGGCCCAATCCGGATAAATATTATTTCCTTGGGGTATCAAATGCAGGCGACCCAGCTGCCATATCTGGAGAAAAAGTCAATACGCTGGATTTAAATATCGGTAAAGATTTAAAGCTGGGTGATCAGAAATTTGCGACTGTCTATGCGGGTATTTTAAGGTCCAGCGGCGGACTCGGGCTTTCGATAAAACCTATGTGGATGTGGAACCCGTGGAACAGGTTGGATGTTTTTATAGAATCCTATGATTTTGCCAGGGTAACGGCAAGTGGTGTTAAAAAACCCAGAATAAACGCCGGTGCAAAGGTAAAGCCAGCCAAGTGGCTTGCTTTAGGCAGTGCAATTGAAGATATAAACGAGAAAAGCGATGTGCATACTTCGGTCAATTTAGTCCTTGAAGACGAAGACTTGTCCTATCTGCTCGGTCTTATCGGCTTGGTTGGTAAATGAAAAAACAAAAAGCACAGACAGCCTTTGTTTGTCAAAGCTGCGGTTATAGTTCTCAGAAATGGCTTGGCAAATGCCCTGAATGCAATCAATGGAATTCTTTAGTTGAAGAAACCTCTTTCAAAAACGCGGATCAAACCGCCCGCAGGTTAACAAACTTTTCATCGGATGTATTGGAACTGGATAAAATTTCAGTTTCGCAAACCGACAGAATCTCAACAGGAATAAAAGAGTTTGACAGAATTCTTGGCGGCGGTATTATGCCATCTTCGCTTATTCTATTGGGCGGAGCGCCCGGTATCGGTAAATCCACCTTGATGCTTCAAGCCGCCAATAAATTGGTAAGCTCTAATGATAAAGCTGTCAAAGTTTTTTATGTTTCAGGTGAAGAATCGCTGGAACAGATAAAAAACCGCGCTGAAAGATTAGGGATAAAGAAAAGCAAGGATTCTTCGCTTTTTTTTATGTCGGAAACAAATCTTGAAAGTATAATTGAGCAGGTAAATAAAATTTCTCCTGACGTTCTGGTAATAGACTCTATTCAAACAACTTACAGGCAGGATTTATCCGGAGCTTCGGGCTCCGTAGGCCAGATCAGGGAATGCACTGCGGAATTACTGCATTTGGCAAAAGGAAAAAACATTACTGTTTTTTTGCTGGGGCATGTGACAAAAGAAGGCGACATTGCAGGGCCCAGGGTGCTAGAGCACATTGTAGATACGGTGCTGTATTTTGAAGCCGAAAAGCATCATACTTACCGGATTTTAAGGTCATATAAAAACAGGTTTGGCCCTACATCTGAAATAGGTGTTTTTGAAATGAGGCCTGACGGCCTTCAGGAAGTTTCGAATCCTTCGGCAATTTTTTTAAGCGAAAGGTCAAAGGATAGTTCCGGTTCCATTATAACTGCGGTTATAGAAGGTACCAGGCCGATTTTACTGGAAATCCAGGCGCTTGTTACCAGGACGGATTTTGGATTGCCGCGCAGGATGGCTACGGGTATTGATTTTAACCGGATGATTGTACTTATTGCAATTTTGGAAAATAGGATCGGGCTAAGCCTTGGAAATACCGATGTTTATGCAAACGTGGCAGGCGGTGTAAAAATCAAGGAGCCGTCAGTCGATTTGGCGGTCTGCTGCGCTATTTACAGCGCACTCACAAACGTTCAGGTACCGTCGGATTCTGTTTTTGTGGGAGAAGTTGGGCTTTCAGGCGAAGTCAGAGGAGTAAGTTTTGTTCAGGAAAGAATTAACGAGGCAGAAAAATTAGGGTTTAAAAAAATATATATTCCAAAATCAAATGACCGCGGGATAGAAAAAAAGAAAAATATTGAAATATTGGCGGTTGATAAATTAGCGCAAGTAATTGAAAAGTTGAGGTAAAAAAACATGTTAAGGTTTATGACTGCAGGTGAATCGCACGGGAAATGTCTTACATCAATTCTTGAAGGGCTTCCGGCAGGGCTGAAAATCACGCAGGAATATATCAATTCTGAACTTGAACGCAGGCAAAAAGGTTATGGCAGGGGCGATCGCATGAAAATTGAAAGCGATGAAGCCCAAATATTGAGCGGTGTCCGCTGGGGTAAAACCACAGGAACCCCAATTTCTCTTCAGATAGAAAATCGGGATTGGAAAAATTGGGAAAAAGTAATGTCGCTGAACCAGGAAGATAGAAGTAAAAATGTTTTTATCACAAAACCCAGGCCCGGCCATTCGGATTTACCGGGCGTGTTGAAATTTAACCTTGAAGATGTCAGGGATATAAAAGAGCGCGCTAGCGCCAGGGAAACTGCTTCCAGGGTTGCTGTCGGTTCAGTTTGTAAAAAGTTTCTTTTAGAGTTTGGAATTAAATTCTTCTCGGTAGTTGAAGAAATCGGAGGGATCGTTTCAATGGGAAAACTTTCTGAAATTGAAAAAAGATATTCGGCAATCGAAGGATCCCCTTTAAGGTGCGCGGATATAAATGCAGAAAAGAAGATGATAAAGCTTATTGATAACGCAAAATCCAAAGGTGATACCCTTGGCGGGAAGTTTAAAGTTGTTGTAAAAAATTTAATTCCCGGGCTGGGCAATTATATTCAGTGGGACAAACGTTTGGATGGCAGGTTAGCGCTTGCGCTGATGTCTATCCAGGCAGTGAAAGGTGTTGAGCTTGGCAGCGGGTTTGGTTTCTCCAAATTGCTTGGGTCCCAGGCGCATGATGAAATAGGCTACAGTAATAAAAATTTCTTTCATAAGACAAATAATTCTGGCGGTATTGACGGCGGGATGACTAATGGCGAAGATATCGTTTTAACCGCTGTAATGAAGCCGATTCCTACGCTTATGAAACCTTTAAAGTCTATAGATATTGCCAGCAAAAAAATAGTAAAGGCGGAAATTGTGCGTTCAGATGTCTGCGCGGTTCCTGCATGCGCGGTGGTGGCAGAATCCATGGCGGCTTTTGAAATAGCTAACACGCTCTTAGAAAAATTCGGCGGCGATTCCATCCCCGAAACCAAAACCAACTTCGAAAACTATAAAAAGCAATTAAGGAATTTCTAGCAAAATGAATATCGTTTTAACTGGATTTATGGGTTCGTGTTGCGACGAACAGGAACAACAAACTATGAACGGGTGGTTGAGCAGAGCGAAAACACACAGGCTGGACATGAAGCCGACAGATGCAATTATTTTGGGGAACAAATGAACATAGTCCTTACCGGCTTCATGGCCACGGGAAAGTCTACGGTTGGGAAAAAGCTGGCAGAGAAGCTGGGCTGGCAGTATGTGGACACCGACGAAATTATTGAACACGAAATCGGAATGAAAATTGCCGAGATTTTTGATAAACGAGGCGAGCCGTTTTTCAGGGACGTGGAAACC from Elusimicrobiota bacterium encodes:
- a CDS encoding ABC transporter ATP-binding protein, yielding MIKIVDVHKHFNSNYVLRGVNLEVHAGETLTIIGGSGSGKTVLLRHIVGLFLAEKGIVEVDGVNLGGVEEHELHEVQKKIGFLFQDGALFDSLSAGENVAFGLRHQGLSENLLRRKVSECLDRVGLSGIEDVRPSELSGGMKKRVALARAIARDPKYMLYDEPTTGLDPIFSDVINDLMLYLQKSLKMTSIIVTHDLKSVYKVSSRVAMLFEGRIIATGTPDEIKNTSDPYVQQFISGSSKGPIKLKLKEY
- the aroC gene encoding chorismate synthase — protein: MLRFMTAGESHGKCLTSILEGLPAGLKITQEYINSELERRQKGYGRGDRMKIESDEAQILSGVRWGKTTGTPISLQIENRDWKNWEKVMSLNQEDRSKNVFITKPRPGHSDLPGVLKFNLEDVRDIKERASARETASRVAVGSVCKKFLLEFGIKFFSVVEEIGGIVSMGKLSEIEKRYSAIEGSPLRCADINAEKKMIKLIDNAKSKGDTLGGKFKVVVKNLIPGLGNYIQWDKRLDGRLALALMSIQAVKGVELGSGFGFSKLLGSQAHDEIGYSNKNFFHKTNNSGGIDGGMTNGEDIVLTAVMKPIPTLMKPLKSIDIASKKIVKAEIVRSDVCAVPACAVVAESMAAFEIANTLLEKFGGDSIPETKTNFENYKKQLRNF
- a CDS encoding MCE family protein produces the protein MRKETQLGLFILLGIIAIAVTIMTIQSVTLAKGYRLNITFNDVSNLMDKAWVRISGVKAGKVESITLYDKKVKVTVWIKDNVKIHNDAAASIQSTGILGVKYIELTLGSDDAPLFKNGDFIEGKDLMSLDKMLSDGLGGVGKLTKSLGEIVSDGSLGKNLNELLKNAKEISEKLNRQLDEKKLANIVDNLEEFSRQAKKLSQDLAEITGDEKTDIKLIVKNVKSSTEKLDNILTKVTNGETTIGRLLADEQMGNDLKSTVESLKVASNEAKKTISRFTLFRSYWDYELRYSAIDKEYKSDIGIQIRPNPDKYYFLGVSNAGDPAAISGEKVNTLDLNIGKDLKLGDQKFATVYAGILRSSGGLGLSIKPMWMWNPWNRLDVFIESYDFARVTASGVKKPRINAGAKVKPAKWLALGSAIEDINEKSDVHTSVNLVLEDEDLSYLLGLIGLVGK
- the radA gene encoding DNA repair protein RadA, which produces MKKQKAQTAFVCQSCGYSSQKWLGKCPECNQWNSLVEETSFKNADQTARRLTNFSSDVLELDKISVSQTDRISTGIKEFDRILGGGIMPSSLILLGGAPGIGKSTLMLQAANKLVSSNDKAVKVFYVSGEESLEQIKNRAERLGIKKSKDSSLFFMSETNLESIIEQVNKISPDVLVIDSIQTTYRQDLSGASGSVGQIRECTAELLHLAKGKNITVFLLGHVTKEGDIAGPRVLEHIVDTVLYFEAEKHHTYRILRSYKNRFGPTSEIGVFEMRPDGLQEVSNPSAIFLSERSKDSSGSIITAVIEGTRPILLEIQALVTRTDFGLPRRMATGIDFNRMIVLIAILENRIGLSLGNTDVYANVAGGVKIKEPSVDLAVCCAIYSALTNVQVPSDSVFVGEVGLSGEVRGVSFVQERINEAEKLGFKKIYIPKSNDRGIEKKKNIEILAVDKLAQVIEKLR